The Parasteatoda tepidariorum isolate YZ-2023 chromosome X2, CAS_Ptep_4.0, whole genome shotgun sequence genome includes a region encoding these proteins:
- the LOC107452986 gene encoding uncharacterized protein: MNNNYSHINVQSYTNKFELNQEQTIANQVKVLYANNIDNSVSVNNIQVSETKTCEISLDVGNQSTLLCDKIYCDNKTTKSIRNTEHGHQNSYSQPLTKSLNSNSTNINTDISDTGDHKKLCQNQINSIDKNLTNGDSEVRLRNKLNLNNHDNNVNDKSCDDYKIKTIVEFESNEKLIDSVKPPENSLVSTFSSDPNDTIIYATVSKIRKNKKQTSVQENIYLSERIKSKEYPSHIDTIHKESEKYNENNKSNLNFAKEDSILGNEQIIPINGTNNKISRPNQSLNGDQDIAVSSSLPVNVVCNKETGEKCEVYDNICEKADIIVNCLEVQYDSLDFGENHLNSSLTDLQSNPINECYNVKLDAPEEVIVAGFHDFCHTMLSLEENLDSNDTGTIKRRPNTKEKKNKVTDTLEKNKLTSNQIEKYVTPVNGNNRQVSRSCEQSISPIEDSKIYPDKLLEEIQNSKLIEKMSIKDPDVIDAIRILDKSLMDESDDSVESDTFTTSIESTPSYQKPNPQQKVNKEDKIQCDNLIEELMLEDISKSVTSLSSKNSQNPFSRGNIAVTISNLTTEQILENKSFSSIESNINNSQSDEERTKTTEHWSKRSYDVNGYNRDELSSDAYESDFCEQIEDTKKVNLPEGKDDSFSPPVSIASDDTSSTFHVDHSPPMQDISPCNRTSPCSVDSGMSSHSQSYFVVVAIDFGTTYSGYAFCFTRDPDNIHMMKKWDGGDPGVFNQKTPTTLLLSPEGTFHSFGYSARDYYHDLDVEEAKNWLYFEKFKMTLHHSEHLTLDTEIAASNGKRVPAVTVFAHALSYFKDHALQELSDQSSTKILNEDVRWVVTVPAIWKQPAKQFMRAAAYKAGIASPEYPDQLLIALEPEAASIYCRRMKLHQLVPDETHFHRSSFSWKKECESERTNDKDVNHSNIPGQSSDASSSFSVGTRYMVVDCGGGTVDITVHQLLDEQGTLKELKKASGGPYGSIGVDLEFEKLLCDIFGDDFIQQFKAKRPTGYVDLMIAFESRKRNANPYKANPLNISLPFSFIDYYKKHKGSSVESAIKKSSHKNVKWSSQGMLRLESSEMERLFQNTVGEIRKHIDAIITEKDMNIDHIFLVGGFAESLILQKEIKDAFSSKLKVVIPQGVSLAILKGAVLFGLDPTAVNIRRLRMTYGVGILNRFIHGIHPREKLVIKDGIQWCADVFDKFVINEQSVGVGDVVVRRYTPAKDGQSCSVIHIYCSEKDNAYFITDSGVKRCATLILDLSDSRYVQDREIQTQMMFGDTEIKVSALDVTTGKCVKAEVDFLNQ; the protein is encoded by the exons atgaataataattactcTCATATAAATGTGCAAAGTTAtacaaacaaatttgaattaaatcaaGAACAAACTATTGCAAACCAAGTAAAAGTATTATATGCAAACAACATTGACAATTCAGTATCTGTAAATAATATTCAGGTTTCTGAAACAAAAACGTGTGAAATTAGTCTTGATGTAGGAAATCAATCAACATTACtatgtgataaaatatattgtgataATAAAACGACAAAATCTATTAGAAATACAGAACACGGGCATCAAAACAGTTATTCTCAACCACTGACAAAGAGTCTAAATAGCAATTCAACGAACATAAATACTGATATTTCAGACACTGgagatcataaaaaattatgccaAAACCAAATTAACAGCATAGACAAGAATTTAACAAATGGGGATTCGGAGGTGAGATTACGCAACAAGTTAAATCTTAACAACCATGATAACAACGTAAACGATAAAAGCTgtgatgattataaaataaaaacaatagtgGAATTTGAAAGCAATGAAAAACTAATAGACTCAGTCAAACCACCCGAAAATTCCTTGGTATCTACCTTTTCCTCGGATCCAAATGATACTATTATTTATGCAACAGTCTCTAAGATCAGGAAAAATAAGAAGCAAACAAGtgttcaagaaaatatttatctttctgAAAGAATCAAATCAAAAGAGTACCCATCTCACATTGACACGATACATAAAGAATCGGAAAAATAtaacgaaaataataaatcgaACTTGAACTTTGCAAAAGAAGATTCAATTTTAGGCAACGAACAAATTATTCCAATAAATGGcaccaataataaaatatctcgTCCTAACCAATCTCTTAATGGGGATCAAGATATAGCAGTTTCATCTTCCCTACCAGTAAATGTAGTTTGCAATAAAGAAACTGGTGAAAAATGTGAAGTATATGATAACATCTGTGAAAAAGCGGACATTATAGTTAATTGTTTAGAAGTACAATACGATTCTCTAGATTTTGGAGAGAACCACTTGAACTCATCACTAACGGATTTGCAAAGCAATCCTATTAATGAATGTTATAACGTGAAGCTAGATGCACCAGAAGAAGTTATTGTGGCAGGATTTCACGACTTTTGTCATACAATGCTatctttagaagaaaatttgGACTCAAATGACACTGGAACTATAAAAAGAAGACCTAATaccaaagaaaagaaaaataaagtaaccgatacattagaaaaaaataaattgacatcaaatcaaattgaaaagtatGTAACTCCCGTTAATGGTAATAACAGACAAGTCTCTCGAAGTTGTGAGCAAAGCATTTCTCCCATAGAAGATTCTAAAATATATCCTGACAAACTGCTCGAAGAAAttcaaaacagtaaattaattgagaaaatgaGTATAAAAGATCCGGATGTCATTGACGCTATAAGGATTCTTGATAAATCCCTAATGGATGAATCAGATGACTCTGTAGAATCAGATACTTTCACTACTTCAATAGAATCAACACCGTCATATCAAAAACCAAATCCACAACAGAAAGTCAACAAAGAGGATAAAATTCAATGTGATAACTTGATAGAGGAACTCATGCTTGAAGACATAAGCAAAAGTGTTACATCATTGTCCtctaaaaattctcaaaatccATTTTCCAGAGGAAACATAGCCGTGACTATATCTAATTTAACTACTGagcaaatattagaaaataaatcattttcaagcatagaatcaaatataaataattctcaatCAGATGAAGAGCGTACGAAAACTACTGAACATTGGTCTAAAAGATCATATGATGTGAACGGTTACAATAGAGATGAATTGTCTTCAGATGCTTATGAATCTGATTTTTGTGAACAAATAGAagacacgaagaaagttaatttACCAGAAGGGAAAGATGATTCATTTTCTCCTCCTGTATCAATAGCATCAG ATGATACAAGCTCAACATTCCATGTGGATCACTCTCCACCAATGCAAGATATATCTCCTTGTAATCGAACAAGTCCATGTTCTGTAGATTCTGGTATGAGTTCTCATAGTCAATCATATTTTGTGGTAGTGGCCATCGATTTTGGAACGACGTATAGCGGTTATGCTTTCTGTTTTACACGAGATCCAGATAACATTCATATGATGAAAAAATGGGATG GAGGTGACCCAGGAGTATTCAATCAAAAAACGCCAACAACCTTACTTCTATCACCCGAAGGGACATTTCATTCATTTGGATATTCAGCTAGAGACTACTATCATGATTTGGATGTTGAAGAAGCTAAAAATtggctttattttgaaaaatttaaaatgactctGCATCACAGcgaa CATTTAACTCTTGATACAGAAATAGCTGCATCAAATGGTAAACGAGTCCCTGCTGTTACAGTTTTTGCTCATGCCCTTAGCTATTTTAAAGATCATGCATTACAAGAATTGAGTGATCAGTCatctacaaaaatattaaatgaagatGTAAGATGGGTTGTAACAGTTCCAGCTATATGGAAACAACCAGCTAAACAATTTATGAGAGCAGCAGCTTACAAG gcTGGCATAGCTAGTCCGGAATACCCTGATCAACTTTTGATTGCATTAGAACCAGAAGCGGCTTCCATATACTGTAGACGGATGAAACTTCATCAACTAGTCCCTGATGAAACTCATTTTCATCGATCTTCATTTAGCTGGAAAAAAGAGTGTGAATCCGAAAGAACAAACGACAAag ATGTCAATCACTCCAATATACCAGGACAGAGTAGTGACGCATCATCATCATTTAGTGTTG GTACCCGATATATGGTGGTAGACTGTGGTGGTGGTACAGTGGACATTACAGTGCATCAGCTCCTGGATGAACAGGGGACTCTTAAAGAACTCAAAAAAGCTTCAGGTGGACCATATGGTTCAATTGGTGTAGACTTGGAGTTCGAAAAATTGTTGTGTGATATTTTTGGAGATGACTTCATCCAGCAATTCAAAGCAAAAAGACCAACAGGTTACGTAGACCTAATGATTGCATTTGagtcaagaaaaagaaatgccAATCCCTACAAAGCAAACCCGCTGAATATCTCTTTACCTTTCTCTTTCATTGATTATTACAAAAAGCATAAAGGATCTTCG gTGGAGTCTGCTATAAAGAAATCTAGtcataaaaatgtcaaatggTCATCACAAGGAATGCTAAGGTTAGAGTCATCAGAAATGGAACGTTTGTTCCAAAACACAGTGGGAGAAATCCGAAAACACATAGATGCTATTATAACTGAAAAAGATATGAACATCGATCACATTTTTCTAGTTGGAGGGTTTGCTGAATCACttattcttcaaaaagaaataaaagatgcCTTTTCTTCTAAGCTTAAAGTTGTAATTCCCCAAGGAGTAAGTCTTGCAATATTAAAGGGAGCAGTTCTATTCGGTTTAGATCCAACAGCTGTGAATATTCGACGCCTTAGAATGACGTACGGTGTTGGAATTCTTAATCGCTTTATTCATGGGATTCATCCTCGAGAAAAGCTTGTTATAAAGGATGGTATCCAGTGGTGTGCAGATGtgtttgataaatttgttataaacgAACAATCCGTTGGAGTTGGTGATGTTGTAGTAAGAAGATATACACCAGCAAAAGATGGGCAATCTTGCAGTGTTATACACATATATTGTAGTGAAAAAGACAATGCTTATTTCATTACAGATTCAGGTGTTAAACGATGCGCCACTTTAATTTTGGATCTTTCGGACAGCAGGTATGTACAAGACCGAGAAATTCAAACTCAAATGATGTTTGGTGACACTGAGATAAAGGTAAGCGCGTTGGATGTAACCACGGGCAAATGTGTCAAAGCTGAAGTGGATTTCTTAAACCAATAA